The genomic segment CACATAAtgtcataatatatatcaataatattattggtaATGTTGATAATATCATATGTGTCTTATGAACTATTTCCAtacctaaaatatattaaaaatatattaattttataataactcttttagtttttaattttataaaacataattttttaataaaatgttatataaataatattaaatttatacactTACTTGTGTAACCTAAAAATGTTATGTAAATATAGTAACTAACAGCTATTAACCAGATTGTGTTTCCAACAAATCGTGATGAAAATGTATCATAGTTTATAAAACCtggaacaataaaattaataacaaaagaagaaaatatttaaatattttaaatataaaattatatataaattaaataaaattaatataaaaaaatattaagaagaggaagataaaaacaatatactttataacaatatactttacttttatataaaaacaattgtacGATATGGAGTATAATTAAAGGTGGaaaaaatgcatttaaatgtatatcaaATGCATAACCCCATTCTACATCCTgagttttatcaattcttaaataatgatttgttATAAACCTAAAATTAACAGAaacatttgttttataatattatatatatatatatatgcatattatcataataatgtaataaaaataaaatttttaatttaccaaAATATTGTAGCTACTATTAAACCAGCTGCaagataatcaataaatatcatataaaataataattttataaattgaagaaatccTAATCCCAAAACTATGGTAAAACCAACAGAAGATATACATAGACAACACATTAATAATACCAAAAATGCAGGATCATCTCTTGCAAATTGAGATTTtgtttctacaaaaaaaaaaatataatttttataatatattataatattatttgtaaatgagATAACTTAcgttttctattttgaaaatttctatatactttttgtggtgatataaataaaaaaatcatttgccATAAAGCGAATTCAAAATCcatttgttcaaattttaataattttcttaagtaCTTGTAACATTTTGTTGCTGCACCCATACAATCTTgcctaaaatgaatttatatacttaaattttaaagaaatgtatcataattggaaatataattttgtacctGTAAGTTACTGGCATGGGTAAATTTGAACTTGTTTCACTAGGACCAGGAGAATTACATCTACTTACTGGTGGTGATgtagaatatttcattttaaaatctatgtaatataaattaattgcataaattttaaacaagtcataaaaaaataagtaatataaacaataatttttgatatatatattatataaataataattattatttttaaaataaaagaattataattttttatcaaaattatttctaatgctttttttattactttttaaattacaataaatcacatttaattctatcaattagatatatcatttattattataggttatgtttaggcattaaattacaaaagatattgatatgattagatatgataattattttttcaacaaataaacaatattacacaattattattttaattatacataaaaatatttatttttattacgttgtatatttaaaatcaagatTATTTGAACAATGATAGCTATTGGCTAAATTCTATTCAAtctacatttcaattttttatatttatattattttatgattgttAAATACatagcaatattttaatattaactatattgtatattatttaaaaagattaaatattatatttaaaattaaatataaaaaaatatattaataatataataaatttattattatatcttttcttatatttttataaataattataattttttaatatatttatatatttttaaattctcgatttcaataaaaaaaactatataaaaaaaccatataggtatatataatggaaaaattttaaaaattattaattattaaagaatt from the Apis mellifera strain DH4 linkage group LG9, Amel_HAv3.1, whole genome shotgun sequence genome contains:
- the LOC550684 gene encoding uncharacterized protein LOC550684 isoform X1, yielding MKYSTSPPVSRCNSPGPSETSSNLPMPVTYRQDCMGAATKCYKYLRKLLKFEQMDFEFALWQMIFLFISPQKVYRNFQNRKQTKSQFARDDPAFLVLLMCCLCISSVGFTIVLGLGFLQFIKLLFYMIFIDYLAAGLIVATIFWFITNHYLRIDKTQDVEWGYAFDIHLNAFFPPLIILHIVQLFLYKSFINYDTFSSRFVGNTIWLIAVSYYIYITFLGYTSMEIVHKTHMILSTLPIILLIYIMTLCAGINISHLVMEFYHYRVV